Proteins from one Salinispora arenicola genomic window:
- a CDS encoding cytochrome ubiquinol oxidase subunit I, translating to MDALDVARWQFGVTTVYHFLFVPLTIGLSVLVAILQTLWHRTGDEKYLKLTKFYGKLFLINFAMGVVTGIVQEFQFGMNWSDYSRFVGDIFGAPLAIEALVAFFLESTFIGLWIFGWDRLPKRLHLASIWAAAIGTNLSAYFILAANSFMQNPVGYQINPDTGRAELTDFVAVLTNKVALITFPHTIAGAFLVAGSLLVAVALWHLIRNQDSPDTPAYRFAAKFGSWVTLISTAAVLITGDIQGKIMTQVQPMKMAAAEGLYHTESPASFSVLTIGSLDGSRELFALKIPYLLSYLGTGDPNGTVHGINDLQAQYTAQYGAGSYTPIIPITYWSFRLMIAFGLAAAAIALLVLWSQRKGRTPTSRWLLRAGLVMPLLPLAANSFGWIFTEMGRQPWIVFGEMLTRDGVSRSVSLTEVLTSFTAFTLIYAALAVIEFKLLIRYAKAGVPDLTPDPEPDDTDDAERPLAFAY from the coding sequence GTGGACGCGTTAGACGTCGCCCGTTGGCAGTTCGGTGTCACCACCGTCTACCACTTCCTATTCGTGCCGCTAACCATCGGCCTGTCCGTCCTGGTCGCCATCCTCCAGACACTCTGGCACCGCACCGGCGACGAGAAGTACCTCAAACTCACCAAGTTCTACGGCAAACTCTTCCTGATCAACTTCGCGATGGGCGTGGTCACCGGCATCGTGCAGGAATTCCAGTTCGGCATGAACTGGAGCGACTACTCCCGCTTCGTCGGTGACATCTTCGGCGCACCACTGGCCATCGAAGCCCTGGTCGCCTTCTTCCTCGAATCCACCTTCATCGGCCTATGGATCTTCGGCTGGGACCGACTACCCAAACGCCTACACCTGGCCAGCATCTGGGCCGCCGCCATCGGCACCAACCTGTCGGCCTACTTCATCCTCGCCGCGAACTCGTTCATGCAAAACCCGGTCGGCTACCAGATCAACCCCGACACCGGCCGCGCCGAACTGACCGACTTCGTCGCCGTCCTGACCAACAAGGTCGCCCTGATCACCTTCCCGCACACCATCGCCGGCGCCTTCCTCGTCGCCGGCTCCCTCCTCGTCGCCGTTGCCCTGTGGCACCTCATCCGCAACCAGGACTCGCCGGACACCCCCGCCTACCGCTTCGCCGCCAAGTTCGGATCCTGGGTCACCCTGATCTCCACCGCCGCCGTCCTGATCACCGGCGACATCCAGGGCAAGATCATGACCCAGGTGCAGCCCATGAAGATGGCCGCGGCCGAAGGTCTCTACCACACCGAGAGCCCCGCCTCGTTCTCCGTACTCACCATCGGCAGCCTCGACGGCAGCCGCGAACTGTTCGCCCTGAAGATTCCCTACCTGCTGTCGTACCTGGGCACCGGCGACCCCAACGGCACCGTGCACGGCATCAACGACCTCCAGGCCCAGTACACCGCCCAGTACGGCGCCGGCAGCTACACCCCGATCATCCCGATCACCTACTGGAGCTTCCGGCTGATGATCGCCTTCGGGCTGGCCGCCGCCGCCATCGCCCTCCTGGTGCTCTGGAGCCAGCGCAAGGGCCGTACCCCCACCAGCCGATGGCTGCTCCGCGCCGGCCTGGTCATGCCCCTGCTACCCCTGGCCGCGAACTCCTTCGGCTGGATCTTCACCGAGATGGGCCGCCAACCGTGGATCGTCTTCGGTGAGATGCTCACCCGCGACGGCGTCTCCCGCAGCGTGTCACTCACCGAAGTCCTCACCTCCTTCACCGCCTTCACCCTCATCTACGCCGCCCTCGCCGTCATCGAGTTCAAACTGCTCATCCGCTACGCCAAGGCCGGCGTACCCGACCTCACCCCAGACCCCGAACCCGACGACACCGACGACGCCGAGCGCCCGCTCGCCTTCGCCTACTGA
- a CDS encoding SDR family oxidoreductase, which produces MNPVTVITGGSRGIGAATARRLARAGHHIAFSYQRDRAAADTVLAELHATGTTAVAVPVDTRDPDQIATLFAAAADLGDLTGLVNNAGVTSPIGPFVDLDPTDLRHVVDVNLIGYILAAQQAARQMPAGGAIVNISSAAATLGSPGEYVHYAAVKAGTDALTIGLAKELAPRGIRVNAVAPGIIRTDIHTLSGQPDRPEQTAPRIPLGRPGEPDEIAAAITWLLGPDASYTTGTILRVSGGL; this is translated from the coding sequence TTGAATCCCGTAACCGTCATCACCGGCGGCAGCCGCGGAATCGGCGCCGCCACCGCCCGCCGCCTCGCCCGCGCCGGCCACCACATCGCCTTCTCCTACCAACGCGACCGCGCCGCCGCCGACACCGTGCTCGCCGAGCTACACGCCACCGGAACCACCGCCGTCGCCGTACCCGTCGACACCCGCGACCCCGACCAGATCGCCACCCTGTTCGCCGCCGCAGCCGACCTCGGCGACCTCACCGGCCTGGTCAACAACGCCGGCGTCACCAGCCCCATCGGCCCCTTCGTCGACCTCGACCCCACCGACCTACGCCACGTCGTCGACGTCAACCTCATCGGCTACATACTCGCCGCCCAGCAGGCCGCCCGCCAGATGCCCGCCGGCGGCGCCATCGTCAACATCTCCTCCGCCGCCGCCACCCTCGGCTCACCCGGCGAATACGTCCACTACGCCGCCGTCAAAGCCGGCACCGACGCCCTCACCATCGGCCTGGCCAAGGAACTCGCCCCCCGCGGCATCCGCGTCAACGCCGTCGCCCCCGGCATCATCCGCACCGACATCCACACCCTGTCCGGCCAACCCGATCGGCCCGAGCAAACCGCCCCCCGCATCCCACTCGGGCGTCCCGGCGAACCCGACGAAATCGCTGCCGCCATCACCTGGCTACTCGGACCCGACGCCAGCTACACCACCGGCACCATCCTTCGCGTCAGCGGCGGCCTCTGA
- a CDS encoding MFS transporter produces the protein MELVVFLEVSIVNVALPAMGAALALTESGLTWVVNAYQLTFGGLQLVAGRAADVVGRRRMFQAGIALFTGASLLAGLAPDAGTLLLGRAIQGIGAAIVVPAELALIAAIFTEPAAYRRAFAVWSAMAAAGAGSGVALGGVLTQTLGWPWIFLINVPIGVVALVLSPRLLPADPPWAGRASGARTQLDLVGGLTVTGSVLAMVLLATELPTSGWTPLTYTAAVATLGLGTVFAVNQRRHPAPILPPQLLRIRQVRAGVAANALVGASHVPAFVLLSLMLQQAMGYSALAAGFAVLPIAAVNMVTARTALPWAIGRFGSRVVLAAGMFLVALGLAGYAILLHPGASYLTAVLPASLIFAAGLPAVFVGSTAPAVRSAPENQQGAASGLVNTAQRLGAALGLTALLMASAAWTDNRGSGDGATALADGLRIGFAGAAAIAVLGILCALSMGTREPKKPASGDTPPQEAVAR, from the coding sequence GTGGAACTCGTGGTGTTTCTTGAGGTGTCGATCGTCAACGTCGCTCTGCCGGCGATGGGTGCAGCGCTGGCGTTGACCGAGTCCGGGCTGACCTGGGTGGTCAACGCCTACCAACTCACCTTCGGCGGCTTGCAGCTGGTCGCCGGTAGGGCCGCGGACGTGGTCGGCCGGCGCCGCATGTTCCAGGCCGGAATCGCGCTGTTCACCGGCGCGTCGCTACTGGCGGGCCTCGCACCCGACGCGGGCACGCTGCTGCTGGGTCGAGCGATACAGGGCATTGGTGCGGCGATCGTGGTCCCCGCCGAGCTCGCGTTGATCGCCGCGATCTTCACCGAACCCGCTGCCTACCGTCGGGCGTTCGCGGTATGGAGCGCCATGGCCGCCGCCGGTGCGGGCTCGGGTGTGGCGTTGGGCGGCGTCCTGACCCAGACACTTGGTTGGCCCTGGATCTTTCTGATCAACGTCCCGATCGGTGTGGTCGCCCTTGTCCTGAGCCCGCGCCTGCTCCCCGCCGACCCGCCGTGGGCCGGGCGTGCCAGCGGCGCTCGGACGCAGCTGGACCTGGTAGGTGGACTCACCGTCACCGGATCCGTGCTCGCCATGGTCCTGCTCGCCACCGAGTTGCCCACCTCCGGGTGGACGCCGCTCACCTACACGGCAGCCGTCGCCACCCTCGGGCTCGGTACGGTGTTCGCGGTCAACCAGCGGCGCCATCCGGCCCCGATCCTGCCGCCGCAACTGCTGCGGATACGCCAGGTACGGGCCGGCGTCGCGGCCAACGCTCTCGTGGGCGCCTCCCACGTGCCAGCGTTCGTGCTGCTGTCGCTCATGCTCCAGCAGGCCATGGGATACTCCGCCCTCGCCGCCGGATTCGCCGTACTGCCTATCGCCGCGGTCAACATGGTCACCGCGCGTACCGCGCTGCCCTGGGCGATCGGCCGCTTCGGGTCACGCGTGGTTCTCGCGGCCGGGATGTTCCTGGTCGCGCTCGGCCTGGCCGGATACGCGATCCTGCTGCACCCCGGCGCCAGCTACCTGACCGCCGTGTTGCCGGCCAGCCTGATCTTCGCAGCCGGCCTGCCTGCTGTGTTCGTCGGTTCCACCGCCCCCGCCGTACGCAGCGCACCGGAAAATCAGCAAGGAGCCGCCTCTGGCCTGGTCAACACCGCCCAACGCCTCGGCGCCGCCCTGGGCCTCACCGCCTTGCTGATGGCCTCGGCAGCATGGACCGACAACCGCGGCAGCGGCGACGGGGCCACCGCGCTCGCCGATGGTCTACGCATCGGGTTTGCCGGCGCGGCCGCCATCGCCGTCCTGGGAATCCTCTGCGCGCTGTCCATGGGCACCCGAGAACCGAAGAAGCCGGCGAGCGGCGATACACCACCACAGGAGGCGGTCGCCCGATGA
- the cydB gene encoding cytochrome d ubiquinol oxidase subunit II, whose translation MDLTTIWFLLVAVLFTGYFILEGFDFGVGMLLPVLGRDDRERRVMINTIGPVWDGNEVWLITAGGAMFAAFPEWYATLFSGFYLPLLLILLALIVRGVAFEYRHKRPEASWKRRWDHAIFLGSLLPAILWGVAFANILRGVPLTADHEYAGGLLDLLNPYALLGGATTAALFLTHGAVFIALKTVGDIRHRAATLAVRVGVATAVLAVAFLTWTLTIRANTAAIALAATAALALLGGLAAAHARREGWAFTGTAAAIGLAVATLFTALFPNVMPSTLDAAGTLTATNAASTPYTLKIMTWVAVIFTPIVLAYQGWTYWVFRKRIGVAHIPRH comes from the coding sequence ATGGACCTGACCACCATCTGGTTTCTCCTCGTCGCCGTGCTGTTCACCGGCTACTTCATCCTCGAGGGCTTCGACTTCGGCGTCGGCATGCTCCTACCCGTCCTCGGCCGCGACGACCGCGAACGCCGCGTCATGATCAACACCATCGGCCCGGTCTGGGACGGCAACGAAGTGTGGCTGATCACCGCCGGCGGCGCCATGTTCGCCGCCTTCCCCGAGTGGTACGCCACCCTGTTCTCCGGCTTCTACCTCCCACTACTCCTGATCCTGCTCGCCCTAATCGTCCGCGGCGTCGCCTTCGAATACCGACACAAGCGACCCGAAGCATCCTGGAAACGCCGCTGGGACCACGCGATCTTCCTCGGATCACTGCTCCCGGCGATCCTCTGGGGAGTCGCGTTCGCCAACATCCTGCGCGGCGTACCCCTGACCGCCGACCACGAGTACGCCGGCGGCCTGCTCGACCTGCTGAACCCCTACGCCCTGCTCGGCGGCGCCACCACCGCCGCACTGTTTCTCACCCACGGCGCCGTGTTCATCGCCCTCAAGACCGTCGGCGACATCCGTCACCGCGCCGCAACCCTCGCCGTCCGGGTCGGCGTGGCCACCGCCGTACTCGCCGTCGCGTTCCTCACCTGGACCCTGACCATCCGCGCCAACACGGCGGCCATCGCCCTCGCCGCAACCGCCGCCCTCGCCCTGCTCGGCGGCCTCGCCGCCGCCCACGCCCGTCGTGAAGGATGGGCCTTCACCGGCACCGCCGCCGCCATCGGCCTGGCCGTGGCGACCCTGTTCACCGCGCTGTTCCCCAACGTGATGCCCTCCACCCTGGACGCCGCCGGCACACTGACCGCCACCAACGCCGCCTCCACCCCCTACACCCTGAAAATCATGACCTGGGTGGCGGTGATCTTCACCCCGATCGTGCTGGCCTACCAGGGCTGGACCTACTGGGTGTTCCGCAAGCGCATCGGCGTGGCCCACATCCCACGGCACTGA
- a CDS encoding glycerophosphodiester phosphodiesterase family protein — MLIGPCPYLDAPAPLAFAHRGGAAEGDENTAEAFARAVALGYRYVETDVHATVDGVAVIFHDTTLRRVTGSAGRIAELRWADLASVRVGGASVVPRLDEVLHAWPQVRFNVDVKAGSGVEPAVATVTRAGAGDRVLLASFSDARLARMRVLTQARIATGLGLRGVARLRMASLTGRPLRLPESVVAAQVPVRYGRLRITDRRFVAYCHRLGLQVHVWTIDEPAEMHELLDLGVDGIMTDHVGVLRDVYRSRGHWAA, encoded by the coding sequence GTGTTGATCGGCCCGTGCCCCTACCTCGACGCGCCAGCGCCGCTGGCGTTCGCCCACCGTGGTGGCGCCGCCGAGGGTGACGAGAACACAGCCGAGGCGTTCGCCCGGGCCGTCGCCCTGGGCTACCGGTACGTCGAGACCGACGTCCACGCCACCGTCGACGGCGTGGCGGTGATCTTCCACGACACGACGCTGCGCCGAGTCACCGGCTCCGCTGGGCGAATCGCCGAACTGCGCTGGGCCGACCTGGCCTCGGTGCGGGTCGGCGGGGCGTCGGTCGTGCCTCGCCTGGACGAGGTGCTCCACGCGTGGCCGCAGGTGCGGTTCAACGTCGACGTCAAGGCCGGCAGCGGGGTCGAGCCGGCGGTGGCCACCGTCACGCGTGCCGGCGCCGGCGACCGGGTCCTGCTGGCCTCCTTCAGCGACGCGCGGCTGGCGCGGATGCGGGTGCTGACCCAGGCCCGGATCGCCACCGGCCTCGGCCTGCGGGGTGTCGCGCGACTGCGGATGGCGTCGTTGACCGGCCGGCCGCTGCGGCTGCCGGAGTCCGTGGTCGCCGCGCAGGTACCGGTGCGGTACGGGCGGTTGCGGATCACCGACCGCCGGTTTGTCGCCTACTGCCACCGCCTCGGTCTGCAGGTGCATGTCTGGACGATCGACGAACCTGCCGAGATGCACGAGTTACTGGACCTCGGGGTGGATGGCATCATGACCGATCACGTCGGCGTGCTGCGCGACGTCTACCGCAGCCGCGGCCACTGGGCCGCCTGA
- a CDS encoding tyrosine-type recombinase/integrase has translation MQDRSGEPVVRLIEEFLTDRATRKPSPHTVQAYRRDLRTVASIAADEASPPLPLDALPLEALRPRVLRSAFAHFAATRSAASVHRAWSTWNSFFVFLVADGVVAGNPMPAVGRPRAPLPRPKPLRGADTPEQLLTAVARADGRQRDPWPQRDLAVLALALCAGLRLAELLALRVASLAGRAGERRIDVAGKGGRPRVVPVEPELDQVLADYLDSCRRRFGSRCVRPDASLLMDRRGEPLRRGGLQYLVDSCFRRAGIGDRVPPGARLHALRHTFATRLAEDGASAAEIMRLLGHVSLASSQAYIEVTAGQQRAAVRSNRTHRVLAGLLSG, from the coding sequence ATGCAGGACAGATCGGGTGAACCGGTGGTACGGCTGATCGAGGAGTTCCTGACCGATCGCGCCACCCGCAAGCCCTCCCCGCACACAGTGCAGGCGTACCGGCGAGACCTGCGTACGGTGGCGAGCATCGCCGCTGACGAGGCCAGCCCTCCCCTCCCCCTGGACGCCCTGCCGTTGGAGGCCCTCCGCCCCCGCGTGCTGCGGTCGGCGTTCGCCCACTTCGCCGCTACCCGTTCCGCCGCATCGGTGCACCGCGCCTGGTCCACCTGGAACAGCTTCTTCGTGTTTCTGGTCGCGGACGGAGTCGTCGCCGGCAACCCGATGCCCGCGGTGGGGCGCCCGCGGGCACCGCTGCCCCGGCCCAAGCCACTACGCGGGGCGGACACCCCCGAGCAGCTCCTGACGGCCGTGGCCCGTGCCGATGGCCGGCAACGCGATCCCTGGCCGCAACGGGACCTGGCCGTGTTGGCGTTGGCGTTGTGCGCGGGACTACGGCTGGCTGAGTTGTTGGCACTTCGGGTGGCGTCACTGGCCGGGCGGGCCGGTGAGCGGCGGATCGACGTCGCCGGCAAGGGTGGGCGACCACGGGTGGTGCCTGTCGAGCCGGAGTTGGACCAGGTGTTGGCGGACTATCTGGACAGTTGTCGTCGCCGGTTCGGTTCCCGCTGCGTGCGTCCCGATGCATCGTTGCTGATGGATCGGCGTGGTGAGCCGCTGCGTCGGGGTGGGTTGCAGTATCTGGTGGACTCCTGTTTTCGGCGGGCTGGTATCGGCGACCGGGTGCCGCCGGGGGCACGGCTGCACGCGTTGCGGCACACGTTCGCGACGCGACTGGCTGAGGATGGCGCGAGTGCGGCGGAGATCATGCGGTTGCTGGGACACGTGTCGCTGGCGTCATCCCAGGCGTACATCGAGGTGACGGCTGGTCAACAGCGGGCAGCGGTGCGATCGAATCGCACCCATCGCGTGCTGGCGGGGTTGCTGTCGGGTTGA
- a CDS encoding lysophospholipid acyltransferase family protein — MDTAYPSWQAPLLWRTAQSFARGLVATLARLEVTDEIPARLRPGPLVLAANHISPFDPIVLAAACHTIGIAPRIMATGGLFRAPLVGAAMRRAGHIRVDRGTSTAAEAMAVAVEALAGGSVVLVYPEGRIGLDPGLWPERGKTGVARLALTRGTPVIPVAQWGAHEVLPYRTPKGLPRAVARAVVRRRVVRVRFGAPVDLADLAPDTPGAARRATDRIVDAITDTLAPLRPDEPDRPRHVDPGRPVDTSRSHRRG, encoded by the coding sequence ATGGACACCGCGTACCCCTCCTGGCAAGCGCCGCTGCTCTGGCGTACCGCACAATCGTTCGCCCGCGGCCTGGTCGCCACGCTTGCCCGGCTGGAGGTCACCGACGAGATTCCGGCGCGGTTACGACCCGGCCCGCTGGTCCTGGCGGCCAACCACATCAGCCCGTTCGACCCCATCGTGCTGGCCGCCGCCTGCCACACGATCGGGATCGCACCGCGGATCATGGCCACCGGCGGACTGTTCCGCGCCCCACTCGTCGGCGCCGCCATGCGACGCGCCGGGCACATTCGCGTCGACCGGGGTACCAGCACCGCGGCCGAGGCCATGGCCGTGGCCGTCGAAGCCCTGGCCGGCGGCTCCGTCGTCCTCGTCTACCCGGAAGGCCGCATCGGCCTGGACCCGGGGCTGTGGCCGGAGCGGGGCAAGACCGGCGTCGCCCGGCTGGCCCTGACCCGCGGTACGCCCGTGATCCCGGTCGCCCAGTGGGGCGCCCACGAGGTGCTCCCCTACCGGACCCCGAAAGGGCTGCCGCGCGCGGTCGCCCGCGCCGTCGTCCGTCGTCGCGTGGTGCGGGTGCGCTTCGGCGCGCCGGTCGACCTCGCCGACCTGGCACCCGACACACCCGGTGCCGCCCGCCGTGCCACCGATCGGATCGTCGACGCCATCACCGACACACTGGCCCCGCTTCGACCCGACGAACCCGACCGGCCCCGCCACGTCGATCCCGGTCGGCCGGTCGACACCAGCCGCTCCCACCGGCGGGGCTGA